Proteins encoded by one window of Clostridium perfringens:
- the uvrB gene encoding excinuclease ABC subunit UvrB yields MGEFKIQSKFKPTGDQPKAIDTLVQSIENGNRGQTLLGVTGSGKTFTMANIIERTQKPTLILAHNKTLAAQLCAEFKEFFPDNIVEYFVSYYDYYQPEAYVPQTDTFIEKDASINDEIDKLRHSATSALLERRDVIIVASVSCIYGLGNPEEYKKLTISLRPGMIKDRDEVIKKLIEIQYERNDIDFARGTFRVRGDNLDIIPSSSSSKGIRIEFFGDEIDRIREFDVLTGNIIGERQHVSITPASHFAASEETLEKSIRVIEDELEDRLKVLTAEDKILEAQRLKQRTNYDIEMIREMGYCQGIENYSRILDGRMPGTPPQTLLDYFPEDFLMFIDESHVTLPQVRAMYAGDRSRKTSLVEFGFRLPCAFDNRPLKFSEFESKINQVVFVSATPGEYELDHSEIVAEQIIRPTGLLDPVIEIRPIQGQIDDLYGEIQRTVQRGFRVLITTLTKRMAEDLTKYLKDLNVKATYMHSDIDTLERMKIIRELRLGEVDVLIGINLLREGLDIPEVALVAILDADKEGFLRSETSLIQTIGRAARNSESKVIMYADNITKSMDKSIKETERRRVIQMEYNEEHNITPTTVIKGVRDIIEATKVSEEKENYESEVKKAAKKDIPIEKLIEQYEEEMKEAAKNLQFERAAELRDIIKDLKENSK; encoded by the coding sequence ATGGGAGAATTTAAAATACAATCAAAATTTAAACCTACAGGGGATCAGCCTAAAGCAATAGATACTTTAGTTCAGTCTATTGAAAATGGTAATAGAGGGCAAACTCTTTTGGGAGTTACAGGCTCAGGAAAAACATTCACTATGGCAAATATCATAGAAAGAACTCAAAAACCAACCCTTATTTTAGCTCATAATAAGACATTGGCAGCTCAACTTTGTGCTGAATTTAAGGAATTCTTTCCAGATAATATAGTAGAATATTTTGTTTCATATTATGATTACTATCAACCAGAGGCTTATGTACCTCAAACAGATACTTTTATAGAGAAGGATGCATCTATTAATGACGAGATTGATAAACTTCGTCACTCAGCTACTTCTGCACTTTTAGAGAGAAGAGATGTAATAATAGTTGCTTCAGTTTCTTGTATATATGGACTTGGTAATCCAGAAGAGTATAAAAAGCTTACAATATCTTTAAGACCAGGTATGATTAAGGATAGGGATGAAGTTATTAAGAAACTTATAGAAATACAATATGAAAGAAATGACATAGATTTTGCTAGAGGAACATTTAGAGTAAGAGGAGATAATTTAGATATAATTCCTTCATCTTCCTCTTCTAAGGGTATTAGAATTGAATTTTTTGGAGATGAAATAGATAGAATAAGAGAGTTTGATGTTCTTACAGGAAATATAATTGGGGAAAGACAACATGTTAGTATAACTCCAGCATCTCACTTTGCTGCCTCTGAGGAAACCTTAGAAAAATCAATAAGGGTAATAGAAGATGAACTTGAAGATAGATTAAAAGTTCTTACAGCTGAGGATAAAATATTAGAGGCACAAAGGTTAAAGCAGAGAACAAATTATGATATAGAAATGATTAGAGAAATGGGATATTGTCAAGGAATAGAGAACTATTCAAGAATATTAGATGGAAGAATGCCAGGAACTCCACCTCAAACTTTACTTGATTATTTCCCAGAGGATTTCTTAATGTTTATAGATGAAAGCCATGTTACACTACCTCAAGTTAGGGCAATGTATGCTGGGGATAGATCTAGAAAGACATCTTTAGTTGAGTTTGGATTTAGACTACCTTGTGCATTTGATAATAGACCTCTTAAATTTAGTGAATTTGAAAGCAAAATAAATCAAGTAGTCTTTGTAAGTGCTACACCAGGAGAATATGAACTAGATCATTCTGAGATTGTGGCGGAACAAATAATAAGACCTACAGGACTTTTAGATCCTGTAATTGAAATAAGACCTATACAGGGACAAATTGATGATCTTTATGGTGAGATTCAAAGAACTGTACAAAGAGGATTTAGAGTTCTTATAACAACTCTTACAAAGAGAATGGCTGAGGATTTAACTAAGTATTTAAAAGACTTAAATGTTAAAGCTACATACATGCATTCAGATATAGATACCTTAGAAAGAATGAAGATAATAAGAGAACTTAGACTTGGAGAGGTTGATGTATTAATAGGTATAAATCTCTTAAGGGAAGGTTTAGATATACCTGAGGTAGCTTTAGTTGCAATATTAGATGCTGATAAAGAAGGATTCTTAAGATCTGAAACTTCATTAATACAAACCATAGGTAGAGCGGCTAGAAACTCAGAAAGTAAAGTAATAATGTATGCAGATAATATTACAAAATCTATGGATAAGTCTATTAAGGAAACTGAAAGAAGAAGAGTTATTCAGATGGAGTATAATGAGGAACATAATATTACTCCTACTACTGTAATAAAAGGAGTTAGGGATATAATTGAAGCTACTAAGGTTTCAGAAGAAAAAGAAAATTATGAAAGTGAAGTTAAAAAGGCAGCTAAGAAAGATATTCCTATAGAAAAACTTATAGAGCAATATGAGGAAGAAATGAAGGAAGCGGCTAAAAATCTTCAATTTGAAAGAGCTGCTGAACTTAGAGATATAATAAAGGATTTAAAAGAAAACTCTAAATAA
- a CDS encoding site-2 protease family protein, with protein sequence MNLLIENIRGISYALVSPTLSLMLIVIAIIFYFKNRKIAFMQKLMLGRSIQSPLEMTLLQILIGILGGLIASLLLSILGVTFENSSLIDVILTVSVFSVLYKNRFLKFPYIASLLGVIGVLVSKNTEYFGRGFSFSINLTSIIVLIGVFSIVEGILAMIDGDKGYLPIFTQKDGKLVGGFGFKRFWALPLCLLVVLGANSGNSIINEVKDLPQWLPFFNGDKARALMSVAALGTLAAYGATSYEGTTFTQSKRCKTISSGLINIAYGIVVIILAYLLKESFIFTIALIILIPLLYELRIRMELKLESLREPLYFSNDDEICILDVLPNSIAYKKGLRSGDKIVKINEEIPKNEKEVFMAIKRNFYGLDLEIRKNNGNIEKHTITGEDRGKQFGIVLVPKGISFDKEIDEFLEKLKKASKDEEVKNK encoded by the coding sequence ATGAATTTACTTATAGAAAATATAAGAGGTATATCTTATGCATTAGTAAGTCCTACCTTGTCTTTAATGTTAATAGTAATAGCTATAATATTTTATTTTAAAAATAGGAAGATAGCTTTTATGCAAAAGTTAATGCTTGGGAGGAGTATTCAATCTCCTCTTGAGATGACTTTACTTCAGATATTAATTGGTATATTAGGAGGGCTAATAGCTAGTTTATTACTAAGTATTTTAGGAGTAACCTTTGAAAATAGTTCTTTAATAGATGTTATTTTAACAGTATCAGTATTTTCTGTTTTATATAAAAATAGATTTCTTAAATTCCCTTATATAGCATCCTTGCTAGGGGTTATAGGAGTTTTAGTAAGTAAAAATACTGAATACTTTGGAAGGGGCTTTAGTTTTTCTATTAATTTAACTTCAATTATTGTATTAATAGGTGTTTTTTCAATAGTTGAGGGTATCTTAGCAATGATAGATGGAGACAAAGGTTATTTACCTATCTTTACTCAAAAGGATGGAAAGTTAGTAGGTGGATTTGGCTTTAAAAGATTTTGGGCACTGCCTTTATGCTTATTAGTTGTTTTAGGAGCTAATAGTGGAAATTCAATTATTAATGAAGTTAAAGATTTACCACAGTGGTTACCATTTTTTAATGGAGATAAAGCAAGAGCACTAATGAGTGTTGCGGCCTTAGGAACATTAGCAGCTTATGGAGCAACTTCATATGAAGGAACTACGTTTACTCAAAGTAAAAGATGTAAGACCATATCATCTGGATTAATTAATATTGCATATGGTATAGTAGTTATAATATTAGCTTATTTATTAAAAGAAAGCTTTATTTTTACTATTGCACTAATTATTTTAATTCCATTACTATATGAACTTAGAATAAGAATGGAACTAAAATTAGAGTCTCTTAGAGAGCCTTTATATTTTTCAAATGATGATGAAATATGCATTTTAGATGTTTTACCAAATTCTATTGCATACAAGAAGGGATTAAGAAGTGGAGATAAAATAGTTAAAATTAATGAAGAAATCCCTAAGAATGAAAAAGAAGTATTTATGGCAATAAAGAGAAATTTTTATGGTTTAGATCTTGAAATAAGAAAAAATAATGGAAATATTGAGAAGCATACAATTACAGGCGAGGATAGAGGAAAGCAGTTTGGCATAGTGTTAGTTCCTAAGGGAATATCCTTTGATAAAGAGATAGATGAATTTTTAGAAAAATTGAAAAAAGCCAGTAAGGATGAAGAAGTAAAAAATAAATAA
- a CDS encoding S41 family peptidase — MSRNKDEKNKYNNIIKNLKKKKGFRALAMGVALTLIIGVSVYAGNRLTAFGILPITSVSAVQSSLEKVNDTENFKKVLEVREMLYRWYDGEIDDSKLAEGAIKGMVSSLGDQYTYYMNEKEFSDFKEKSQGNYMGIGIQVAVKDGKIVVISPIQGGPAEKAGIKTGDIILKVNGEPVSGNELDKAVSMMKGTTKENIKLTLYREGKGEFDVDVMRDVIKTVNVKSEMIDGDIGYIEVLAFDEGTAKDFETQLKALEEKGMKGLILDLRGNPGGFMKECVDLVSNFVPKDKVIVSTIDKYGNKEESVSKGGIAQGMPLVVLIDGGTASASEIVAGAIRDYDLGTLVGTTSFGKGIVQVVLDKIGQEKDGTALKVTISKYYTPNGENIHKKGIGPDVTVEYPKELKEKTYSRSTDPQFEKALEIIQEKIK, encoded by the coding sequence ATGAGTCGCAATAAGGATGAAAAAAATAAATATAATAATATTATTAAAAATCTTAAGAAGAAAAAAGGATTCAGAGCTTTAGCCATGGGTGTTGCCTTAACTTTAATAATTGGTGTTTCTGTATATGCAGGGAATAGATTAACTGCCTTTGGTATTTTACCTATAACTAGTGTAAGTGCAGTTCAATCTTCATTAGAGAAGGTAAATGATACAGAAAATTTTAAAAAGGTATTAGAAGTAAGGGAAATGCTTTATAGATGGTATGATGGAGAAATTGATGATAGTAAATTAGCTGAAGGTGCTATAAAGGGTATGGTTTCATCTTTAGGTGATCAATACACATATTATATGAATGAAAAAGAATTTTCAGATTTTAAAGAAAAAAGTCAAGGAAACTACATGGGAATTGGGATTCAAGTAGCTGTTAAGGATGGTAAGATAGTAGTAATTTCTCCTATTCAAGGAGGGCCAGCTGAAAAAGCAGGAATAAAAACTGGAGATATTATCTTAAAAGTAAATGGAGAACCAGTTTCAGGAAATGAATTGGATAAAGCCGTTTCAATGATGAAGGGTACTACAAAAGAAAATATAAAATTAACATTATATAGAGAAGGTAAAGGCGAATTTGACGTTGATGTTATGAGAGATGTAATTAAAACAGTTAACGTTAAAAGTGAAATGATTGATGGAGATATTGGATATATAGAAGTTTTAGCTTTTGATGAGGGAACAGCTAAAGACTTTGAAACTCAATTAAAAGCTTTAGAAGAGAAAGGTATGAAGGGGTTAATCCTTGATTTAAGAGGAAATCCAGGAGGATTTATGAAAGAATGTGTAGACCTAGTATCAAACTTTGTTCCAAAGGATAAGGTTATAGTGTCTACAATAGATAAGTATGGTAATAAAGAGGAAAGTGTATCTAAAGGCGGAATCGCACAGGGAATGCCTTTAGTAGTTTTAATTGATGGAGGTACTGCTTCTGCCTCAGAAATAGTTGCGGGAGCTATTAGAGATTATGATTTAGGAACTCTAGTTGGAACAACATCCTTTGGTAAAGGAATAGTTCAAGTTGTTTTAGATAAGATAGGTCAAGAAAAAGATGGTACAGCTTTAAAGGTAACTATTTCAAAATACTATACTCCAAATGGAGAAAATATTCACAAAAAGGGTATAGGACCAGATGTTACAGTTGAATATCCAAAAGAGCTTAAAGAAAAGACATATTCAAGAAGTACTGATCCTCAATTTGAAAAAGCCTTAGAAATCATACAAGAAAAGATAAAATAA
- the ftsX gene encoding permease-like cell division protein FtsX translates to MKFSTIGYFISDAFKSLKRNRTISIASIATVLTTLFIFGAFLLTALNVKNGVTDVQDKVEVKVFLKDDVTQEQRDAVEAKLKTVQGVKEVEFESKDQAFAKMEGSSDYNKEILAGYSKENNPLPASYIVRLESPEVASSVESAMKTNDKFMAGVEDVGNDEELIGTINSFVKVINTVGLVLGVVFVGVSLFLIVNTIKITVYSRRREVGIMKFVGATDWFIRWPFVIEGVIIGLVGGILSTLLLFAGYNFLYGKIVSSSSLYMPQFVQPMYVLTTMSWQFILAGIVIGAIGSIIALRKFLDV, encoded by the coding sequence ATGAAGTTTAGTACTATAGGATATTTCATATCAGATGCTTTCAAAAGTTTAAAGAGAAATAGAACAATAAGTATAGCTTCTATAGCAACTGTTCTTACTACATTATTTATATTTGGAGCATTTTTATTAACTGCTTTAAATGTTAAAAATGGGGTTACAGATGTTCAAGACAAAGTTGAGGTTAAGGTTTTCCTTAAAGATGACGTAACACAAGAGCAAAGGGATGCAGTTGAAGCAAAACTTAAGACTGTTCAAGGGGTAAAAGAAGTAGAATTTGAATCTAAAGATCAAGCCTTTGCAAAGATGGAAGGTTCAAGTGATTATAATAAAGAGATTTTAGCTGGATATAGCAAAGAAAATAACCCATTACCAGCTTCATACATAGTAAGATTAGAAAGCCCAGAAGTAGCTTCAAGCGTTGAAAGCGCTATGAAAACTAATGATAAATTTATGGCTGGTGTAGAAGATGTAGGTAATGACGAAGAGCTTATAGGTACTATAAACTCCTTTGTAAAAGTTATTAATACAGTAGGATTAGTTTTAGGTGTAGTATTCGTAGGTGTATCACTATTCCTAATAGTAAATACAATAAAGATAACAGTTTACTCAAGAAGAAGAGAAGTAGGAATAATGAAATTCGTTGGAGCAACCGACTGGTTTATAAGATGGCCTTTCGTAATAGAAGGGGTTATAATCGGCCTTGTAGGTGGTATTCTTTCAACACTTTTATTATTCGCAGGGTATAACTTCTTATATGGAAAAATTGTATCTTCATCATCACTATATATGCCACAATTTGTACAACCAATGTATGTTTTAACAACAATGTCATGGCAGTTTATACTAGCAGGTATTGTTATTGGTGCAATAGGTAGTATAATAGCTTTAAGAAAATTCTTAGACGTTTAA
- the ftsE gene encoding cell division ATP-binding protein FtsE produces the protein MIEFRNVSKVYNKNVKALTNVNINIDKGEFVFLVGPSGAGKSTFIKMLLKEVEPSTGNIVMGNEDLSKIKRRQIPYHRRKIGMVFQDFRLIPTLNVYENVAFAMRVVGASPKEIRKRVPMVLSLVGLSNKYKMFPTELSGGEQQRVSIARAIVNNPKVLIADEPTGNLDPETAKEIMELIDDINKAGTTVVMATHAKEIVNSMKKRVIAIDKGEVVSDVQKGGYEYEV, from the coding sequence ATGATAGAATTTAGGAATGTTAGCAAGGTCTATAATAAGAATGTCAAAGCACTTACAAATGTCAATATAAATATTGATAAAGGTGAGTTTGTATTCTTAGTTGGACCGAGTGGTGCTGGTAAGTCAACTTTCATAAAAATGTTATTAAAAGAAGTTGAACCATCAACTGGAAACATAGTTATGGGAAACGAAGATTTATCTAAAATAAAAAGAAGACAAATACCTTATCATAGAAGAAAAATAGGAATGGTATTCCAAGACTTTAGATTAATACCAACTCTTAATGTTTATGAAAATGTTGCCTTTGCAATGAGGGTAGTAGGGGCTTCACCAAAAGAAATAAGAAAGAGAGTTCCAATGGTATTATCACTAGTTGGATTATCTAATAAATATAAAATGTTCCCAACTGAATTATCAGGAGGAGAGCAACAAAGGGTTTCAATAGCAAGAGCTATCGTTAATAATCCAAAAGTTTTAATAGCTGACGAACCAACAGGTAACTTAGACCCAGAAACAGCTAAAGAAATTATGGAATTAATAGATGATATAAACAAGGCAGGGACAACAGTAGTTATGGCTACTCATGCTAAAGAAATAGTTAACTCAATGAAAAAGAGGGTTATAGCTATAGATAAAGGTGAAGTAGTTAGTGATGTTCAGAAAGGAGGATATGAATATGAAGTTTAG
- a CDS encoding YitT family protein, giving the protein MKISMKTLKEYGIITLGVILLAISLEYFYYPNDIAAGGVSGLALVVNKITGISQGMFMNVANVILFALAFWLIGGSFGGRSIYAAFGLSITISLIESFLPTFAVTENMLLATIFGSVVGAFGIALVFSQNSSTGGTAIVAKILNKYLHIEIGKSLLCADCVVVVCALLVFGVDKALFGLIGVFIMGILIDKIIEGFNSCKQLLIISEKSEEISQVIMKEIERGCTKIEGTGGYSKEPVTILYVVVNRRQFISLKKKIKEIDPRAFITVNDSKEVFGEGFLDLVEM; this is encoded by the coding sequence ATGAAGATTAGTATGAAAACATTAAAAGAGTATGGAATAATTACTTTAGGAGTAATTCTTTTAGCTATATCTTTAGAATACTTTTATTATCCTAATGATATTGCTGCTGGTGGAGTATCAGGTTTAGCTTTAGTTGTTAATAAGATAACAGGTATATCACAAGGAATGTTTATGAATGTTGCTAACGTTATATTATTTGCTTTAGCATTTTGGCTTATAGGTGGAAGCTTTGGAGGACGTAGTATATATGCAGCCTTTGGATTATCCATAACAATAAGTTTAATAGAAAGCTTCTTACCAACTTTTGCAGTAACAGAAAATATGCTTTTAGCTACTATCTTTGGTAGCGTAGTTGGAGCCTTTGGAATAGCATTAGTGTTTAGCCAAAATTCCTCAACAGGGGGAACAGCTATTGTAGCTAAAATATTAAATAAGTATTTACATATTGAAATAGGAAAATCACTTTTATGTGCAGATTGTGTTGTTGTAGTATGTGCACTTCTAGTATTTGGAGTTGATAAAGCCTTATTTGGATTAATTGGTGTTTTTATAATGGGAATATTGATTGACAAAATAATAGAAGGTTTTAACTCATGTAAACAACTTTTAATAATTAGTGAAAAAAGTGAAGAGATTTCTCAGGTAATAATGAAAGAAATTGAAAGAGGATGTACTAAAATAGAAGGTACTGGAGGATATTCAAAGGAACCTGTAACAATACTTTATGTAGTAGTAAATAGAAGACAGTTTATAAGTCTTAAGAAGAAAATTAAGGAAATAGATCCAAGAGCCTTTATAACAGTAAATGATTCTAAAGAAGTCTTTGGAGAAGGTTTTCTTGATTTAGTAGAAATGTAG
- a CDS encoding transketolase family protein, translating to MAKKIATREAYGKALAALANENKNIVVLDADLSKSTKTADFKKACPERFINMGIAEGNMMSVAAGLSTCGKIPFASTFAMFAAGRAFEQIRNSICYPRLNVKICATHAGLTVGEDGASHQAIEDLSLMRSIPNMTVICPSDAVETEAAIRAIAEYNGPCYVRLGRAGVNVINDRPEYKFEIGKGIELKEGNDVTLFATGIMVDVAIEAVEALAKEGINARLINIHTIKPIDSELILKAAKETGAIVTLEEHNIIGGLGSAVAEVVGGEYPVPVVRVGVKDTFGESGKPDQLLKAYGLTSEEAVKAAKKAMSLKR from the coding sequence ATGGCGAAAAAAATAGCAACTAGAGAAGCATACGGAAAAGCATTAGCTGCTTTAGCTAACGAAAATAAGAACATAGTAGTTTTAGACGCAGACCTTTCAAAATCAACTAAAACTGCTGATTTCAAAAAAGCATGTCCAGAAAGATTCATAAATATGGGTATTGCAGAAGGAAATATGATGTCAGTAGCAGCAGGTTTATCAACTTGTGGAAAAATTCCATTTGCTAGTACATTTGCTATGTTTGCTGCTGGAAGAGCATTTGAGCAAATAAGAAACTCAATATGTTACCCAAGATTAAATGTAAAAATATGTGCTACTCATGCTGGTTTAACAGTTGGTGAAGATGGAGCATCACACCAAGCTATAGAAGATTTATCTTTAATGAGAAGTATACCAAACATGACAGTAATATGCCCATCAGATGCAGTTGAAACAGAAGCTGCAATAAGAGCTATTGCTGAATACAATGGACCTTGCTATGTAAGATTAGGAAGAGCAGGAGTTAATGTAATAAATGATAGACCAGAGTACAAATTTGAAATTGGAAAAGGTATAGAATTAAAAGAAGGTAATGATGTAACATTATTTGCAACAGGTATAATGGTTGATGTAGCTATAGAAGCTGTTGAAGCTTTAGCTAAAGAAGGAATTAACGCTAGATTAATAAACATTCATACTATTAAACCAATAGATTCAGAGCTTATATTAAAAGCTGCTAAAGAAACTGGAGCAATAGTTACATTAGAAGAGCATAATATAATCGGAGGATTAGGATCAGCTGTAGCTGAGGTTGTTGGAGGAGAATATCCAGTACCAGTAGTTAGAGTTGGTGTTAAAGATACATTCGGAGAAAGTGGTAAACCAGACCAATTATTAAAGGCTTATGGATTAACTTCAGAAGAAGCAGTTAAGGCTGCTAAGAAAGCAATGAGCTTAAAAAGATAA
- a CDS encoding transketolase — protein sequence MSNKIQELKSMSKVIRKDIVTMLTESASGHPGGSLSIADIVTILYFDEMNIDPKNPKDPNRDRFVLSKGHAAPVLYSALARRGYFDPAELTTLRKFGSNLQGHPNMNDLPGIDMSTGSLGQGISAAVGMALAGKLDNKDYRVFTILGDGELEEGQVWEAAMSAAHYRLDNLTAFVDFNGLQIDGDIKEVMSPCPIDKKFEAFGWNVIVINGHDYEEIINAIQKAKSTKGAPTCIVCNTVKGKGVSFMENEAAWHGTAPTKEQCEQAIKEIGGDN from the coding sequence ATGAGCAACAAGATACAAGAGTTAAAAAGCATGTCTAAGGTTATAAGAAAAGACATAGTAACTATGCTTACTGAGTCAGCATCAGGACATCCAGGTGGATCTTTATCAATAGCAGATATAGTAACAATTTTATACTTCGATGAAATGAATATTGATCCAAAAAATCCAAAGGATCCAAATAGAGATAGATTCGTTTTATCAAAAGGACATGCAGCACCAGTATTATATAGTGCTTTAGCAAGAAGAGGATATTTTGATCCAGCAGAATTAACAACATTAAGAAAATTTGGTTCAAACCTTCAAGGACATCCAAATATGAACGACTTACCAGGAATCGATATGTCAACTGGTTCTTTAGGTCAAGGTATATCAGCGGCTGTAGGTATGGCATTAGCTGGTAAATTAGACAACAAAGATTACAGAGTATTTACTATTTTAGGAGATGGAGAGTTAGAAGAAGGTCAAGTTTGGGAAGCAGCTATGTCAGCAGCTCACTACAGACTAGACAACTTAACTGCTTTCGTTGACTTCAATGGATTACAAATAGATGGTGACATTAAAGAAGTAATGAGTCCATGTCCAATAGACAAGAAATTCGAAGCTTTCGGATGGAATGTAATAGTTATAAACGGACATGATTATGAAGAAATAATAAATGCTATACAAAAAGCTAAGAGTACAAAAGGAGCACCAACTTGCATAGTTTGTAACACAGTAAAAGGTAAAGGTGTTTCATTTATGGAAAATGAAGCAGCTTGGCATGGAACAGCTCCAACTAAAGAGCAATGTGAGCAAGCTATAAAAGAGATCGGAGGGGACAACTAA
- a CDS encoding type II toxin-antitoxin system PemK/MazF family toxin produces the protein MASLNVKRGDIFYADLSPVVGSEQGGIRPVIIIQNDIGNRYSPTVIVAAITSQINKAKLPTHVEISSEEYGLNRDSVVLLEQIRTLDKKRLKEKIGHMTEDDMKKVNKSLLISLNLQ, from the coding sequence ATGGCTAGTTTGAATGTAAAAAGAGGGGATATATTTTATGCTGACCTTAGTCCAGTTGTTGGATCAGAGCAAGGGGGAATAAGACCAGTCATAATAATACAAAATGATATAGGAAATAGGTATAGTCCAACTGTAATTGTTGCGGCTATAACTTCACAAATAAATAAGGCAAAATTGCCTACACATGTAGAAATTTCTTCTGAGGAATATGGGTTAAATAGAGATTCTGTTGTTCTTTTAGAACAAATAAGAACTTTAGATAAGAAGAGATTAAAAGAGAAAATTGGACATATGACAGAGGATGATATGAAAAAAGTAAATAAATCTTTGTTAATAAGTTTAAATTTACAATAA